In the genome of Granulibacter bethesdensis CGDNIH1, one region contains:
- a CDS encoding OpgC domain-containing protein, whose product MEQDTAMDLIRFNRDLRIDFFRGVALWMIFVDHMPGNVLGELTLKNIALSDAMEVFVMLAGYGAGLAYGKAMDRSGWLYAAAECARRAWTLYIAHIFLFVVFAAQVTYAAQFMDRTDYLDEINLDVLGADPYGALLHVLLLHYQPAYMNILPVYVVLLLAFSVLMPLLRRPWLLGGLSLTLYAATRLDGLILPNWTGGGWYFNPLAWQVLFMIGAIVAYAPSTIPHPRQRSLQIGLDALAAIMLILGLGLQILSRWPDTVHDLSATLPHLLFSIDKESLHPLRLASILAMAWLAARLIPASANWLRGRIAAPFILAGQHSLPVFCSGIFLSFMGRLLMEQESGLWRQIWVNASGTLILAGIAMVAAWYQAKSRNRSTRNAQAAKPAQEAEGIR is encoded by the coding sequence GTGGAACAAGACACCGCCATGGATCTGATCCGCTTCAATCGTGACCTCAGGATCGACTTTTTCCGGGGGGTGGCACTCTGGATGATCTTTGTCGATCACATGCCAGGCAATGTGCTGGGCGAGTTGACGCTGAAAAACATCGCTTTGTCCGACGCGATGGAAGTCTTTGTCATGCTGGCCGGATACGGAGCCGGACTGGCATACGGAAAAGCAATGGATCGCAGCGGCTGGCTTTATGCCGCCGCCGAGTGCGCCCGGCGGGCCTGGACGCTTTATATCGCCCATATCTTCCTGTTCGTAGTCTTTGCGGCCCAGGTAACCTATGCCGCCCAGTTCATGGACCGTACCGATTATCTGGATGAGATCAATCTGGATGTGCTGGGGGCAGACCCTTACGGGGCGCTGCTGCATGTGCTGCTGCTGCACTACCAGCCTGCCTACATGAATATCCTGCCGGTCTATGTGGTTCTGCTACTGGCTTTTTCGGTCCTGATGCCTCTTCTGAGACGACCCTGGCTGCTGGGGGGGCTGTCTCTGACGCTGTATGCTGCCACCCGCCTTGATGGGCTGATCCTGCCGAACTGGACCGGTGGGGGATGGTATTTCAATCCGCTGGCATGGCAGGTGCTGTTCATGATTGGCGCAATCGTCGCCTATGCGCCCTCCACCATTCCGCATCCCCGGCAGCGGAGCCTGCAAATCGGCCTTGATGCGCTGGCTGCCATCATGCTGATTCTGGGGCTAGGCCTGCAAATTCTTTCCCGTTGGCCGGATACGGTCCATGACCTTTCCGCCACGCTGCCGCATCTGCTCTTCTCCATTGACAAGGAAAGCCTGCATCCGCTGCGCCTCGCCTCCATTCTCGCTATGGCATGGCTGGCAGCGCGACTGATCCCGGCCTCGGCCAACTGGCTGCGGGGAAGGATCGCCGCACCGTTCATTCTGGCGGGACAGCATTCTCTGCCGGTCTTTTGCAGCGGTATATTCCTGTCTTTCATGGGGCGCCTGCTGATGGAGCAGGAAAGCGGCCTGTGGCGTCAAATCTGGGTCAATGCCTCCGGCACCCTGATTCTGGCGGGAATTGCGATGGTCGCCGCCTGGTATCAGGCCAAAAGCCGCAATCGCTCCACCCGCAATGCCCAGGCTGCCAAACCCGCGCAGGAAGCTGAAGGAATCCGGTGA
- a CDS encoding adenine phosphoribosyltransferase — translation MDLKKYIRDIPDFPKPGILFHDISTLLADADAWQVTMGRLANRVRVHHPDILAGVESRGFLLAAPLALKLGCGFVMLRKRGKLPGKTIGLDYALEYGTDRLEIQEGAIKPGQRVVIVDDLLATGGTLAAGIDLLHKIGADVAAAATIIELSFLKGRERLNVPCETLVDYQD, via the coding sequence ATGGATCTCAAGAAGTATATTCGGGATATTCCGGACTTTCCAAAGCCCGGCATTCTGTTCCACGACATCTCCACCCTGCTGGCAGATGCAGATGCCTGGCAGGTCACCATGGGCCGACTCGCCAACCGAGTGCGCGTTCATCATCCTGATATACTGGCCGGGGTTGAAAGCCGTGGCTTCCTGCTGGCCGCCCCGCTGGCGCTGAAGCTGGGCTGCGGCTTCGTCATGCTGCGCAAGCGCGGCAAACTGCCGGGCAAAACCATCGGTCTGGATTACGCGCTGGAATATGGTACCGACCGTCTGGAAATTCAGGAAGGCGCGATCAAACCGGGACAGCGCGTGGTCATTGTGGATGATCTGCTGGCAACAGGCGGGACACTCGCGGCCGGCATCGACCTGCTACACAAAATCGGCGCTGACGTCGCCGCTGCCGCCACCATCATCGAACTCAGTTTCCTGAAAGGCCGCGAGCGGCTGAACGTTCCATGCGAAACGCTGGTTGATTATCAGGACTGA